From the Streptomyces pluripotens genome, one window contains:
- a CDS encoding cell division protein SepF — protein MSRYDVTDEQWEGLAQVVPLRGRDAWPSAVDHRSLPDAETETRRRFVVLRVNVFADARDVAETVMAGAPVLLDLSGAEGEVAKRVLDFSTGVVFGLGSGMHRVDRNVFLLTPPGTEVSGLMEGAGLSGG, from the coding sequence GTGAGCCGTTACGACGTCACCGATGAACAGTGGGAAGGGCTCGCCCAGGTCGTGCCGCTGCGGGGCCGGGACGCCTGGCCGTCCGCTGTCGACCACCGCTCGCTACCCGACGCGGAGACAGAGACCCGGCGCCGGTTCGTGGTCCTGCGGGTCAACGTCTTCGCGGACGCGCGGGACGTCGCCGAGACGGTGATGGCTGGGGCTCCCGTGCTGCTCGACCTCTCCGGCGCCGAGGGGGAGGTCGCCAAGCGTGTCCTCGACTTCAGCACGGGTGTCGTCTTCGGTCTGGGCAGCGGAATGCATCGCGTCGACCGCAACGTGTTCCTCCTCACCCCGCCGGGCACTGAGGTCAGCGGCTTGATGGAGGGCGCTGGGCTCTCCGGCGGTTGA
- the meaB gene encoding methylmalonyl Co-A mutase-associated GTPase MeaB — protein sequence MAAIDLDTYVKGVLDGRRALVARAVTLVESTRPQHRALAQQLLTELLPHSGRSRRIGVSGVPGVGKSTFIDAFGTLLTSLGHRVAVLAVDPSSTRTGGSILGDKTRMERLAVDPHAFVRPSPSAGTLGGVAKATRESMVVMEAAGYDVILVETVGVGQSETAVADMVDSFLLLTLARTGDQLQGIKKGVLELADVIAVNKADGPHERDARAAARELAGALRLMHGKDAFWTPPVLHCSARESTGLDTVWERLEQHRRLLESTGRLAAKRREQQVGWTWAMVRDELLGRLHADPAVREAAPDLERQVREGRLTATRAAERILAAFEGCTAPQAGH from the coding sequence ATGGCAGCGATCGATCTCGACACGTATGTCAAGGGTGTGCTCGACGGCAGGCGGGCCCTGGTGGCCCGCGCCGTCACGCTCGTCGAGTCCACCCGGCCTCAGCACCGGGCGCTGGCACAGCAGTTGCTCACCGAGCTGCTGCCGCACAGCGGCCGGTCACGGCGGATCGGTGTGAGCGGGGTGCCGGGCGTGGGCAAGTCGACGTTCATCGACGCGTTCGGCACGCTCTTGACCTCGCTGGGACACCGGGTGGCAGTCCTCGCCGTCGACCCCTCCTCCACTCGCACCGGCGGCTCCATCCTGGGCGACAAGACCCGGATGGAGCGCCTCGCGGTGGACCCGCACGCCTTCGTCCGGCCCTCCCCCAGCGCGGGCACGCTGGGCGGAGTCGCGAAAGCCACCCGGGAGTCAATGGTGGTCATGGAGGCGGCGGGCTACGACGTGATCCTCGTGGAGACCGTCGGCGTGGGCCAGTCGGAGACCGCGGTCGCCGACATGGTCGACTCCTTCCTGTTGCTGACCCTGGCCCGCACCGGCGACCAGCTGCAGGGCATCAAGAAGGGCGTCCTGGAGCTGGCCGATGTGATCGCCGTCAACAAGGCGGACGGTCCGCACGAGCGCGACGCGCGGGCGGCGGCCCGGGAGCTGGCGGGCGCGCTGCGGCTGATGCACGGCAAGGACGCGTTCTGGACTCCCCCGGTACTGCACTGCAGCGCCCGGGAGTCGACCGGCCTGGACACGGTGTGGGAACGCCTGGAACAGCACCGCAGGCTGCTCGAATCCACCGGACGGCTCGCCGCCAAACGACGGGAGCAGCAGGTCGGCTGGACCTGGGCGATGGTCCGTGACGAACTGCTCGGCCGCCTGCACGCCGACCCGGCGGTGCGTGAGGCCGCACCGGACCTCGAACGGCAGGTCAGGGAGGGCCGGCTGACGGCGACACGGGCGGCGGAACGCATCCTTGCGGCATTCGAAGGGTGTACGGCTCCCCAGGCCGGTCACTGA
- the scpA gene encoding methylmalonyl-CoA mutase, with amino-acid sequence MGIPDFSGIELGAPVADGDVEEWCKAVERAAGGAQPLWETPEGIGVKPLYTGRDLEGLDFLDTYPGIAPYLRGPYPTMYVNQPWTIRQYAGFSTAEESNAFYRRNLAAGQKGLSVAFDLPTHRGYDSDHPRVTGDVGMAGVAIDSIYDMRQLFDGIPLDRMTVSMTMNGAVLPVLALYIVAAEEQGVPPEKLAGTIQNDILKEFMVRNTYIYPPKPSMRIISDIFSYTSQRMPRYNSISISGYHIQEAGATADLELAYTLADGVEYIRAGRAAGLDVDAFAPRLSFFWAIGMNFFMEIAKLRAARLLWAKLVSQFEPKNAKSLSLRTHSQTSGWSLTAQDVFNNVTRTCVEAMAATQGHTQSLHTNALDEALALPTDFSARIARNTQLLIQQESGTTRVIDPWGGSAYVERLTYDLARRAWAHIQEVEQAGGMAQAIDAGIPKLRVEEAAARTQARIDSGRQPVIGVNKYQPGSGDGDEQIEVLKVDNSAVRAQQIEKLRRLRAERDEQACRDALDALTRAADGSDNLLELAVRAARAKATVGEISDALEKVYGRHASQIRTISGVYRNEAGRSPSVDRTRALVDAFAEAEGRRPRILVAKMGQDGHDRGQKVIATAFADLGFDVDVGPLFQTPGEVARQAVEADVHIVGVSSLAAGHLTLVPALREKLAEEGREDIMIVVGGVIPPQDVPTLLEMGAAAVFPPGTVIPDAAYDLVQRLSADLGHAL; translated from the coding sequence ATGGGAATCCCCGACTTCTCCGGCATCGAGCTGGGGGCCCCGGTCGCCGACGGCGATGTCGAGGAGTGGTGCAAGGCCGTCGAGCGGGCAGCCGGGGGCGCGCAGCCCCTGTGGGAGACCCCGGAGGGCATCGGGGTCAAGCCGCTGTACACCGGTCGTGACCTGGAAGGCCTGGACTTCCTCGACACCTACCCGGGCATCGCGCCGTATCTGCGCGGCCCGTACCCGACGATGTACGTCAACCAGCCCTGGACGATCCGCCAGTACGCGGGCTTCTCCACCGCAGAGGAGTCCAACGCCTTCTACCGGCGCAACCTGGCAGCGGGCCAGAAGGGCTTGTCGGTCGCCTTCGACCTGCCCACGCACCGGGGTTACGACAGCGACCACCCGCGGGTGACCGGTGACGTCGGCATGGCGGGCGTGGCGATCGACTCGATCTACGACATGCGGCAGCTGTTCGACGGGATCCCGCTGGACCGGATGACGGTGTCGATGACGATGAACGGCGCGGTGCTGCCGGTGCTGGCGCTGTACATCGTGGCGGCGGAGGAACAGGGCGTGCCGCCCGAGAAGCTGGCCGGGACCATCCAGAACGACATTCTCAAGGAGTTCATGGTCCGCAACACCTATATCTATCCGCCGAAGCCGTCGATGCGGATCATCTCCGACATCTTCTCGTACACCTCGCAGCGGATGCCGCGCTACAACTCCATCTCCATCTCCGGGTACCACATCCAGGAAGCCGGCGCGACGGCCGATCTGGAGCTGGCGTACACGCTCGCCGACGGTGTGGAGTACATCCGCGCCGGGCGCGCCGCGGGCCTGGACGTGGACGCGTTCGCACCCCGGCTCTCCTTCTTCTGGGCGATCGGCATGAATTTCTTCATGGAGATCGCCAAGTTGCGGGCCGCGCGGCTGCTGTGGGCCAAGCTCGTCTCGCAGTTCGAGCCGAAGAACGCCAAGTCGCTGTCGCTGCGCACCCATTCGCAGACCTCGGGCTGGTCACTGACCGCGCAGGACGTCTTCAACAATGTCACCCGTACCTGTGTGGAGGCGATGGCGGCGACCCAGGGCCACACACAGTCGCTGCACACCAACGCCCTCGACGAGGCCCTCGCCCTGCCGACCGACTTCTCGGCACGGATCGCCCGGAACACCCAGTTGCTCATCCAGCAGGAGTCGGGCACCACCCGGGTCATCGACCCGTGGGGCGGCAGCGCCTACGTGGAACGGTTGACCTACGACCTCGCCCGCAGGGCCTGGGCACACATCCAGGAGGTCGAGCAGGCGGGCGGCATGGCGCAGGCCATCGACGCCGGCATCCCCAAGCTGCGCGTGGAGGAGGCGGCGGCCCGCACGCAGGCCCGCATCGACTCCGGGCGGCAGCCGGTGATCGGCGTCAACAAGTACCAGCCCGGAAGCGGTGACGGCGACGAGCAGATCGAGGTCCTCAAGGTCGACAACTCGGCCGTGCGCGCCCAGCAGATCGAGAAGCTGCGGCGACTGCGCGCGGAGCGGGACGAGCAGGCCTGCCGGGATGCCCTGGACGCGCTCACCCGGGCCGCCGACGGTAGCGACAACCTGCTGGAACTGGCAGTGCGCGCGGCCCGGGCGAAGGCGACCGTGGGCGAGATCTCCGACGCCCTGGAGAAGGTCTACGGCCGGCACGCGAGCCAGATCCGTACGATCTCCGGTGTGTACCGCAATGAAGCAGGCCGGTCCCCGTCCGTGGACCGAACCCGTGCCCTGGTGGACGCCTTCGCCGAGGCCGAGGGGAGGCGGCCGCGCATCCTGGTAGCCAAGATGGGCCAGGACGGCCACGACCGCGGCCAGAAGGTGATCGCAACGGCCTTCGCCGACCTCGGCTTCGATGTCGACGTCGGCCCGCTGTTCCAGACGCCGGGCGAGGTCGCCCGGCAGGCGGTCGAGGCGGACGTGCACATCGTCGGGGTTTCCTCGCTGGCCGCCGGTCACCTCACGCTTGTCCCGGCGCTGCGCGAGAAACTCGCCGAGGAGGGGCGCGAGGACATCATGATCGTGGTCGGCGGGGTCATCCCCCCGCAGGACGTACCGACCCTGTTGGAGATGGGCGCCGCGGCCGTGTTCCCGCCCGGCACGGTGATCCCGGACGCGGCGTACGACCTGGTGCAGCGATTGTCGGCCGACCTCGGCCACGCCCTGTAG
- a CDS encoding APC family permease, whose protein sequence is MQRRRETGLGVPALVSIGIGGMVGGGIFSVLGLTVQVAGAGAYISFLVGGTVAALTGVSYAVLSVRIRSRGGTAAFLDRAFGPRLAGPLNLLLWLSYFVMLGLYAIAFGAYLAALLGLSADWRRVLASAVVVCFTALNLAGAKVVGRAEELLVYFKLVVLMLFCIGGLAFVDTSRVAPSAYPHGGAIVYAGCLIFLAYEGFELIANAAEDAAQPERSLPRAYLISIGTVIALYVLVAFVAVGNLTGQQIAQNRDYALAVAARPLLGQAGFTLIAIAAVVSTASAINATLYGTAKFTYLMARHGELPEHLAEPVWNRPIGGLLATAGGTLLIVNLVDIEGISLMGSAGFLLVFAAVNLAAARLADAGTGTRAAAAIGVAACVICLVALIVYAATNIPRQLMVLGAMLVLAVLGEIVIQARGRKLPEGARAASPGA, encoded by the coding sequence ATGCAGAGGCGGCGCGAGACGGGGCTGGGTGTCCCGGCGCTGGTGTCGATCGGGATCGGCGGGATGGTCGGCGGCGGCATCTTCTCGGTGCTCGGCCTGACCGTGCAGGTGGCCGGGGCGGGCGCCTACATATCGTTCCTCGTCGGTGGCACGGTCGCGGCCCTGACCGGAGTCTCCTACGCCGTGCTGTCGGTGCGGATCCGTAGCCGTGGAGGCACGGCCGCGTTCCTCGACCGGGCCTTCGGCCCCCGGTTGGCCGGGCCGCTCAACCTGCTGTTGTGGCTGAGCTACTTCGTGATGCTCGGGTTGTACGCAATCGCCTTCGGGGCGTACTTGGCCGCGCTGCTGGGCCTGTCCGCCGACTGGCGGCGCGTGCTGGCCAGCGCGGTCGTGGTCTGTTTCACCGCGCTCAACCTCGCCGGGGCCAAGGTGGTGGGACGGGCCGAGGAACTGCTGGTCTACTTCAAACTGGTCGTCCTGATGCTCTTCTGCATCGGCGGCCTGGCCTTCGTCGACACCTCCCGGGTCGCACCGTCGGCGTACCCCCACGGCGGCGCCATCGTCTACGCAGGCTGCCTGATCTTCCTCGCCTACGAGGGGTTCGAACTGATCGCGAACGCTGCCGAGGACGCCGCCCAGCCCGAACGCTCCCTGCCCCGGGCCTACCTGATCTCCATTGGTACCGTCATCGCCCTCTACGTCCTGGTGGCCTTCGTCGCCGTCGGCAACCTGACCGGGCAGCAGATCGCCCAGAACCGCGATTACGCCCTGGCGGTCGCCGCCCGGCCGCTGCTGGGTCAGGCGGGCTTCACGCTCATCGCCATCGCCGCCGTCGTGTCCACGGCGAGCGCCATCAACGCCACTCTCTACGGCACCGCCAAGTTCACCTATCTGATGGCCCGTCACGGCGAGCTTCCCGAGCACTTGGCCGAGCCGGTGTGGAACCGTCCCATCGGCGGGCTGCTGGCCACCGCGGGGGGAACCCTCCTCATCGTCAACCTGGTCGACATCGAGGGCATCAGCCTCATGGGGTCGGCCGGCTTCCTCCTGGTTTTCGCCGCCGTCAACCTCGCCGCCGCTCGGCTCGCGGATGCCGGCACCGGCACGCGGGCGGCTGCGGCCATCGGTGTGGCGGCGTGCGTGATCTGCCTCGTCGCGCTGATCGTCTACGCGGCGACCAACATCCCACGGCAACTCATGGTGCTCGGTGCGATGCTCGTGCTGGCGGTGCTGGGTGAAATCGTGATCCAGGCGCGCGGTCGGAAACTGCCGGAAGGTGCCAGGGCGGCGTCGCCCGGAGCCTGA
- a CDS encoding LLM class flavin-dependent oxidoreductase, which produces MACDVPTRALRFGIKTTPMHLAYDEILRVWEEADELPELDDAWLWDHLMPLAGPPHGAVLEGWTLLAALAARTSRLRLGLLVTNNTLRAPAHLGKIATTVDAISKGRLIMGLGVGGTRQPDGPHPAAAEYAAYGFPLPSPGEGLARLTETITVLRRMWSEEVFDHDGPFTTLRGTRNGPGPVRPGGPLLLLGGWGNRTLRIVAEHADMWNVPGPPHNSTEWIAERARILDAHCAAAGRDPAEITRSAQVVVDYAHPAATRSHIRALAAIGIQHVVLALPRPYPDKAARWLVDQVVIPVRENSA; this is translated from the coding sequence ATGGCTTGTGATGTACCCACCCGTGCACTCCGCTTCGGTATCAAGACCACGCCCATGCACCTGGCCTACGACGAGATCCTCCGGGTCTGGGAGGAGGCCGACGAACTGCCAGAACTCGACGACGCCTGGCTGTGGGACCACCTGATGCCGCTGGCCGGACCACCCCACGGTGCTGTCCTGGAGGGCTGGACGCTGCTGGCCGCACTGGCTGCCCGCACCAGCCGGCTCCGCCTCGGCCTGCTCGTCACCAACAACACCCTGCGCGCACCCGCCCACCTCGGAAAGATCGCCACCACCGTGGACGCGATCTCCAAGGGACGCCTGATCATGGGGCTGGGCGTCGGCGGAACCCGACAGCCCGACGGCCCCCATCCGGCCGCCGCCGAGTACGCCGCCTACGGCTTCCCACTCCCGAGTCCGGGTGAGGGCCTGGCCCGCCTCACCGAGACGATCACCGTCCTGCGCCGCATGTGGTCCGAGGAGGTCTTCGACCACGACGGCCCCTTCACCACCCTGCGCGGTACCCGCAACGGCCCCGGCCCGGTCCGGCCGGGCGGCCCGCTGCTGCTGCTCGGCGGCTGGGGCAACCGCACGCTGCGCATCGTCGCCGAGCACGCCGACATGTGGAACGTCCCCGGCCCGCCCCACAACAGCACCGAGTGGATCGCAGAGCGCGCCCGCATCCTGGACGCGCACTGCGCCGCGGCAGGCCGCGACCCCGCCGAAATCACCCGCTCCGCGCAGGTCGTCGTCGACTACGCCCACCCCGCCGCCACCCGCTCCCACATCCGTGCCCTCGCAGCCATCGGCATCCAGCACGTCGTGCTCGCGTTGCCCCGCCCCTATCCGGACAAGGCCGCCCGCTGGCTCGTCGATCAGGTCGTCATCCCTGTCCGCGAGAACAGCGCCTAA
- a CDS encoding methylmalonyl-CoA mutase family protein — MTVLPDDGLSLAAEFPDATHEQWQRLVEGVLRKSGKEVSGAAAEDALSTMLEDGLRTRPLYTARDTAPDPGLPGFAPFVRGNRPEGNTAGGWDVRQRHAAITGSSADAVLTDLESGVGSLWLVLGEGGIPVSQLHRALDGVYLDLAPVVLDAGRDTEVAAEALLGLYADRGVDPKAARGNLGADPLGYEARTGTPLGCAPFAALAARCAGTYPGLRALTVDALPYHEAGGSAAQELGVSLATGVAYLRELTEVGLSVEQAASQLEFRYAATADQFLTVAKLRAARRLWARVTEVSGASGAGAQVQHVVTSPVMMTRRDPWVNMLRTTIATLAAGVGGADAVTVLPFDHSLGLPDAFARRIARNTSTILIEESHLARVVDPAGGSWYVERLTDELAQAAWRFFRTIERDGGQAAVLRSGRLRTDLATTWAERSKKLAKRREPITGVSEFPLLSEKPVEREPAPEPPAGGLPRVRRDEAYEELRARSDAHLARTGSRPRVFLATLGSPAEHTARSAFAANLFQAGGIEPVTEGRFEDSGATEVVLCSSDALYAEQAAQTAESLRSAGARHVFLAGRPADHPGVDSYVFAGCDAVAVLSATLDRMGVS, encoded by the coding sequence ATGACGGTCCTGCCTGACGACGGGCTCTCACTGGCCGCCGAGTTCCCTGACGCGACACACGAGCAGTGGCAACGCCTGGTCGAGGGTGTGCTGCGCAAGTCGGGCAAGGAAGTCTCGGGCGCGGCAGCTGAGGACGCCCTGTCCACGATGCTGGAGGACGGGCTGCGCACCCGTCCCCTGTACACGGCGCGCGATACCGCGCCTGACCCCGGCCTGCCGGGCTTCGCCCCGTTTGTACGGGGCAACCGCCCCGAGGGCAACACCGCGGGCGGCTGGGACGTACGGCAGCGACACGCAGCGATCACCGGCAGCTCCGCGGACGCGGTACTGACCGACCTGGAGAGCGGCGTCGGCTCCCTCTGGCTGGTCCTGGGCGAGGGCGGTATCCCGGTCAGCCAGCTCCACCGGGCTCTTGACGGCGTCTACCTCGACCTGGCGCCGGTCGTCCTGGACGCGGGGCGCGACACCGAGGTAGCCGCCGAGGCCCTGCTGGGCCTGTACGCGGACAGGGGCGTCGACCCGAAGGCCGCGCGCGGCAACCTGGGTGCCGATCCGCTCGGGTACGAGGCCCGCACCGGCACACCACTGGGATGCGCGCCCTTCGCCGCCCTGGCCGCACGTTGCGCCGGGACGTACCCGGGACTTCGCGCGCTGACCGTGGACGCGTTGCCGTACCACGAGGCAGGCGGCTCGGCCGCACAGGAGTTGGGCGTCTCGCTCGCCACTGGGGTGGCCTATCTCCGGGAACTCACCGAGGTGGGGCTGAGCGTCGAACAGGCCGCGTCCCAACTGGAGTTCCGCTACGCCGCCACCGCCGACCAGTTCCTGACCGTCGCCAAGCTGCGCGCGGCGCGACGGCTGTGGGCCCGGGTGACCGAGGTGTCCGGGGCATCGGGCGCGGGCGCCCAGGTGCAGCACGTGGTGACCTCACCAGTGATGATGACCCGCCGCGACCCGTGGGTGAACATGCTCCGCACCACCATCGCGACACTCGCCGCCGGGGTCGGCGGCGCCGACGCCGTGACCGTACTGCCGTTCGACCATTCGCTGGGCCTGCCGGACGCGTTCGCCCGCCGGATCGCCCGCAACACCTCCACGATCCTCATCGAGGAGTCCCACCTGGCGCGGGTCGTCGACCCGGCGGGCGGCTCCTGGTACGTCGAGCGGCTGACGGACGAACTGGCGCAGGCCGCCTGGCGGTTCTTCCGCACCATCGAACGCGACGGCGGCCAGGCCGCAGTTCTGCGCTCCGGCCGTCTACGCACGGACCTGGCGACGACCTGGGCAGAGCGCTCCAAAAAGCTCGCCAAGCGGCGCGAACCCATCACCGGCGTCAGCGAGTTCCCCCTGCTGTCAGAGAAGCCGGTGGAGCGCGAGCCCGCGCCCGAGCCGCCTGCCGGTGGTCTACCGCGGGTGCGCCGCGACGAAGCCTACGAAGAACTGCGCGCCCGCTCCGACGCCCACCTCGCACGGACCGGCTCACGTCCCCGGGTCTTCCTCGCAACCCTTGGCTCGCCCGCCGAACACACTGCCCGCTCGGCCTTCGCCGCCAACCTGTTCCAGGCGGGCGGCATCGAGCCGGTCACCGAGGGCCGCTTCGAGGACAGCGGGGCCACCGAGGTCGTGCTGTGCTCCAGCGACGCGCTCTACGCCGAACAGGCGGCGCAGACGGCCGAGTCACTGCGCTCGGCCGGTGCCAGGCACGTCTTCCTCGCCGGCCGGCCGGCTGACCACCCGGGCGTCGACTCGTACGTCTTCGCGGGCTGCGACGCCGTCGCCGTGCTGTCCGCGACCCTCGACCGCATGGGAGTGTCCTGA
- a CDS encoding molybdopterin-dependent oxidoreductase — protein sequence MRTKKRNSAHAGGRLPAALGGLLAGYAALAVAELVSAAVRPQASPVLAVGSAAIDRAPAPVKDWAIREFGTNDKLALQLGIVAVLGVIAVALGLLALHSRTAGSTGMAVSGAVGVWAALSRPDATGFADALPSLVGACAGAALLYDLAGRLRARTTGDTASVQNTAPGSRPNKDSLPFTNGLPPADGTREPGWDRRGFVTAALAAAAASTGAGLAGRSLNGDRGSGADASRLGVVLPAAASSAPPLPGGAGMEVPGISPFITPNRDFYRVDTALVVPKVDATAWRLRIHGKGVARERTFTFEDLLGRELIERRITLTCVSNQVGGPYVGNARWIGVRLADLLAECGVRPPSHGGPADQLVARSVDGMTLGTPVEVVMDGRDALLALGMNGEPLPFAHGFPVRMVVPGLYGFVSGCKWIQDIELTTFDAYDTYWVRRGWARTAPVKTQSRIDTPRPFARPRAGGVLVAGVAWAQHRGIDKVEVRVDDGPWRAARLATEDTADTWRQWSLPWQAAPGTHTLTVRATDRTGVAQTPRRTRTIPDGADGWHSVVVTVV from the coding sequence GTGAGGACGAAGAAGCGCAACTCCGCCCATGCCGGGGGCCGTCTGCCGGCCGCACTCGGCGGTCTGCTCGCCGGGTACGCCGCCCTGGCCGTCGCGGAGCTGGTCTCCGCGGCCGTCCGGCCGCAGGCATCGCCCGTCCTCGCGGTCGGTTCGGCGGCCATCGACCGCGCACCCGCACCGGTGAAGGACTGGGCGATCCGCGAGTTCGGCACCAACGACAAACTCGCACTGCAACTGGGCATCGTCGCCGTGCTCGGCGTCATCGCGGTCGCCCTGGGCCTCCTAGCCCTGCACAGCCGCACAGCGGGTTCCACGGGGATGGCGGTTTCGGGCGCCGTGGGCGTCTGGGCCGCGCTGAGCCGACCGGACGCGACCGGGTTCGCTGACGCCCTGCCCTCGCTGGTCGGTGCCTGCGCAGGAGCCGCGCTGCTGTACGACCTGGCGGGACGGCTGCGGGCCCGAACGACCGGCGACACCGCATCCGTGCAGAACACCGCGCCGGGTTCCCGGCCGAACAAGGACTCCCTGCCGTTCACGAACGGCCTTCCCCCGGCCGACGGGACGCGGGAACCCGGCTGGGACCGGCGCGGTTTCGTCACCGCGGCGCTGGCCGCGGCCGCTGCCTCGACAGGTGCCGGGCTGGCTGGCCGGTCCCTGAACGGGGACCGCGGCAGCGGCGCCGACGCCTCCCGGCTCGGGGTCGTCCTGCCTGCCGCCGCCTCGTCCGCACCACCCCTGCCTGGGGGCGCCGGAATGGAAGTCCCCGGCATCAGCCCCTTCATCACCCCGAACCGGGACTTCTACCGGGTGGACACCGCCCTGGTGGTGCCGAAGGTCGATGCCACGGCCTGGCGGCTGCGCATCCACGGCAAGGGTGTCGCCCGGGAGCGGACCTTCACCTTCGAGGACCTGCTGGGCAGAGAACTGATCGAACGGCGCATCACGCTGACCTGCGTCTCCAACCAGGTCGGCGGCCCGTACGTCGGTAACGCGCGATGGATCGGGGTCCGCCTGGCCGACCTGCTGGCCGAGTGCGGGGTGCGCCCGCCTTCCCACGGCGGTCCCGCCGACCAGCTCGTCGCCCGCTCCGTCGACGGCATGACACTCGGCACCCCGGTCGAGGTCGTCATGGACGGCCGAGACGCCCTGCTGGCCCTCGGCATGAACGGCGAACCGCTGCCTTTCGCGCACGGCTTCCCGGTGCGGATGGTCGTGCCCGGGCTGTACGGCTTCGTCTCCGGATGCAAGTGGATCCAGGACATCGAGCTGACCACGTTCGATGCCTACGACACCTACTGGGTCAGGCGTGGCTGGGCCCGCACGGCGCCGGTCAAGACGCAGTCCCGCATCGACACCCCCAGGCCGTTCGCCCGTCCCAGGGCCGGAGGCGTCCTGGTCGCCGGCGTCGCCTGGGCCCAGCACCGTGGCATCGACAAGGTCGAAGTCCGCGTCGACGACGGCCCCTGGCGCGCCGCCCGGCTCGCCACCGAGGACACCGCCGACACCTGGCGGCAGTGGTCCCTGCCCTGGCAGGCCGCCCCCGGCACCCACACCCTCACCGTCCGCGCCACCGACCGCACCGGCGTGGCCCAGACCCCGCGGCGCACCCGGACCATCCCGGACGGCGCCGACGGGTGGCACTCGGTGGTGGTCACCGTCGTGTGA
- a CDS encoding anti-sigma factor — translation MTAADLHTLTGAYALHALGADERGAFERHMRSCEACATEVREFSATAARLGLAAAAGPRGALRAEVLRRIESVRQEPPRRTGVHQPVARRRVARLTRWALAACLAAAAGLGGTAVWQYQRADRAAERAERAERRWDAIAAVLAASDARTTTVRLGGGATATVVVSRGRGRAVFVASGMSEPPPGKVYQLWFDDQGTMRPAGVMDPGRSTEAVLMRGAVDGARGIGVTVEPAGGSRQPTSSPIAAMRFAT, via the coding sequence ATGACCGCCGCCGACCTGCACACCTTGACCGGCGCCTACGCACTGCACGCGCTGGGTGCCGACGAGCGGGGCGCCTTCGAACGGCACATGCGGTCCTGCGAGGCGTGTGCCACGGAGGTCCGTGAATTTTCGGCGACCGCCGCCCGCCTCGGCCTCGCCGCCGCCGCAGGCCCGCGCGGCGCGCTGCGCGCCGAGGTGCTGCGGCGCATCGAGTCGGTGCGGCAGGAGCCACCGCGCCGCACCGGTGTGCACCAGCCCGTCGCCCGGCGACGCGTGGCGCGGCTGACCCGCTGGGCTCTGGCCGCCTGCCTGGCCGCGGCGGCCGGGCTCGGCGGCACCGCGGTGTGGCAGTACCAGCGGGCCGACCGGGCAGCCGAACGGGCCGAGCGGGCCGAGCGGCGCTGGGACGCCATCGCAGCCGTGCTGGCCGCGTCAGACGCCCGCACCACCACAGTCCGCCTTGGGGGTGGGGCCACGGCCACGGTCGTGGTCTCGCGCGGCCGCGGCCGGGCGGTGTTCGTGGCATCCGGGATGTCCGAGCCGCCGCCGGGCAAGGTCTACCAGTTGTGGTTCGACGACCAGGGGACCATGCGCCCGGCGGGTGTGATGGACCCCGGCCGGTCCACCGAGGCGGTCCTCATGCGGGGTGCCGTGGACGGAGCACGTGGCATCGGCGTCACGGTGGAGCCGGCGGGCGGCTCCCGACAGCCGACGTCGTCGCCGATCGCGGCGATGCGGTTCGCCACCTGA
- a CDS encoding sigma-70 family RNA polymerase sigma factor, which translates to MKEVVHIGRNPSAGPDVQELVGAVAQGDRQAFAAVYDVVAAPVFGVVRAVLKDQAQSEEVTQEVLVEVWRTAANYRSDRGTAINWILTLAHRRAVDRVRSVEASAAREEKAALLDQLPAYDEVTEEVETRLEREQVRRCLRTLTELQRQSVSLAYYRGLTYREVAELLALPLGTVKTRLRDGLIRLRDCLGVTA; encoded by the coding sequence ATGAAAGAAGTCGTCCACATCGGCAGGAACCCCTCCGCGGGGCCCGATGTGCAGGAGTTGGTCGGCGCTGTCGCCCAGGGCGACCGGCAGGCATTCGCGGCCGTATACGACGTGGTCGCCGCACCCGTCTTCGGCGTGGTGCGTGCGGTGCTGAAGGATCAGGCTCAGTCGGAGGAGGTGACGCAGGAGGTACTGGTGGAGGTGTGGCGCACGGCCGCCAACTACCGGTCCGACCGGGGAACGGCGATCAACTGGATTCTCACCCTCGCCCACCGGCGCGCCGTGGACCGGGTCCGCTCGGTGGAGGCGTCGGCGGCCCGTGAGGAGAAGGCGGCGCTGCTCGACCAGCTGCCTGCCTACGACGAGGTCACCGAGGAGGTCGAGACCAGGCTGGAGCGTGAGCAGGTGCGCCGGTGCCTGCGCACGCTGACCGAGTTGCAGCGGCAGTCGGTGTCCCTGGCCTATTACCGCGGGCTGACCTACCGCGAGGTGGCCGAACTGCTGGCTCTGCCACTGGGTACGGTCAAGACGCGGCTGCGCGACGGGCTGATCCGGCTGCGCGACTGCCTGGGGGTGACCGCATGA